CGAATTTCTGGCCTTTCTCGGATTGTTCAAAACAGCCAAAATCATTACGGTCGTCGGTGCGCTCGGCATTATTTTCACCGCCGTTTACGTGCTGCGCGGGGTGCTCGGCATATCTTACGGTCCGGCCAAAGAGAAGTACAGCGGCATTCGCGATGCCCGGCTGATTGAAGCGGTACCGATGATCGCCCTGGTGGCGTTTATCGTCGTCCTCGGGATCTACCCGTACGTACTCAGCAATCCGCTGCACCCGACGGTATCCGGAATGGATCAATTTTTGCAAAGCATCACGACGAAGATGGGGGGTTAGACGATGGAACAACTACGACTGCAGGTTACGGATCTGGCCTTTCTCGGGCCCGAGCTTACACTGGTCATAGCGGCCGTTGTCATGGCTCTCCTCGATCTGATGCTGCCTGAGTCGAAAAACCGCACGGTTTTCGGCTGGTTCTCGCTTATCTCATTGATCGTCTCGGCCGCCTTTGTCGTTGCGGGGCTTGGACCGTCGGAACCCAAGCAGCTGCTCGGCTTAAGCTACCGGATCGACGACTTCGCGAATATTTTTAAACTTGTGCTGCTGACAGGGGCGGCTTTGATTACATTTATGAGCATCGGATCGATGAAGGAAGAGGACATCCCTCGCGTACACGTTGGCGAGTTTTATTACCTGCTCCTTCCGGCGACGCTCGGCGGCATGATCATGGCCTCTTCGGGCGATTTGATTACGCTGTACGTAGGCCTCGAGCTGCTCAGCATCACCTCGTACATTTTGGTAGCGATGAGAAAAAAGAACACGCTCTCGAACGAAGGTGCGTTCAAATATATTGTGCTCGGCGGAATTTCGTCAGCCATCATTTTATACGGCATGTCGTTTTTGTACGGATTGTCGGGATCGACGGCGATTTCGGAGATCAACTCGGCTTTGGGTGAGGCGCTGACTTCCATGGGCGCGATCGTGTACTTGGCGTTTTTCCTGCTGCTGGCCGGGTTTGGCTTCAAAATTGCAGCGGCGCCGTTTCATACGTGGGCCCCTGACGTGTACCAAGGAGCGTCGACGCCGATCACTGCATTCCTCGCGGTCGTCTCGAAGGCGGCGAGCTTTGCGATTGTGTTCCGCATCATGTACGG
The window above is part of the Paenibacillus hamazuiensis genome. Proteins encoded here:
- a CDS encoding NADH-quinone oxidoreductase subunit N, whose protein sequence is MEQLRLQVTDLAFLGPELTLVIAAVVMALLDLMLPESKNRTVFGWFSLISLIVSAAFVVAGLGPSEPKQLLGLSYRIDDFANIFKLVLLTGAALITFMSIGSMKEEDIPRVHVGEFYYLLLPATLGGMIMASSGDLITLYVGLELLSITSYILVAMRKKNTLSNEGAFKYIVLGGISSAIILYGMSFLYGLSGSTAISEINSALGEALTSMGAIVYLAFFLLLAGFGFKIAAAPFHTWAPDVYQGASTPITAFLAVVSKAASFAIVFRIMYGVFAIGPVMDTPFHQDVLTALMTLAAIAMILGNFIALRQKQLKRLLAYSGVANTGYLLVPIAVQFSLTHYTNFDELIFYLLAYLFMNIGAFAVLMILERSTGEEELSGLAGLYFRAPGTAIATVVIILSLAGLPMTGGFFGKLYIMLGSMQTHHYWLSAVMIGTSVVSFYYYFGFIRQMFMRSDYEAREVRTSMPLSITLWICVAATLVMGFYPQGVLAGIEKVFTLQQDLFMLK